Proteins found in one Mucilaginibacter gracilis genomic segment:
- a CDS encoding sodium/sugar symporter yields MKTLQFGDYMVFAFYFVVVATYGWWVYQRKKNVNATSNDYFLAEGSLTWWAIGTSLIASNISAEQFIGMSGSGFKMGLAISTYEWMAALTLVIVAVFFIPVYLKNKIYTMPQFLHQRYNGTVAMIMAVFWLFLYIVVNLLSILYLGAIAIHGIAPEFSIGICIILLAVFSVIIALGGMKVIGYTDVIQVFFLILGGLVASYIALNLVSNPNGHSSVGGMFSGLKQITVQASDHFHMIFEKDNHNYVDLPGLSVLIGGMWITNLNYWGCNQYITQRALGADLKTARSGILFAAFLKLLMPVIVVIPGIAAYVLYQRGMFHTADAAGMLTHSGITDVNKAYPSLLNLLPIGMKGLAFAALTAAIVASLAGKVNSIATIFTLDIYKKAINPEASEKKLVNLGKISVAVAMVLGVILAYVLGEALMGEGKQGFNYIQEYTGFFSPGILAMFLLGFFWKKATSNAALFATVGGFLLSVVFKFLPRFADLSFLTPYGFYAKNYANNGAYEIPFFDRMGFVFIISVVGMYIISMIENSKGLRVNALEVDTKMFKVTPGFAIGSVLICAILTVLYTVFW; encoded by the coding sequence ATGAAAACACTCCAGTTCGGCGACTACATGGTATTCGCTTTTTACTTTGTTGTTGTAGCCACCTATGGCTGGTGGGTATACCAACGTAAGAAGAACGTTAATGCTACCTCAAACGATTATTTTTTAGCTGAAGGCTCTTTAACATGGTGGGCTATAGGCACATCCCTAATTGCATCAAACATCTCGGCTGAACAGTTTATCGGCATGAGTGGTTCTGGTTTTAAAATGGGTTTGGCAATTTCTACCTACGAATGGATGGCTGCCTTAACCCTGGTAATTGTGGCAGTGTTTTTTATTCCCGTTTATTTAAAAAACAAGATATACACCATGCCGCAATTTTTACATCAGCGGTATAATGGTACAGTAGCCATGATTATGGCTGTGTTTTGGCTGTTTTTATACATTGTAGTAAACTTGCTTTCAATTTTATACCTGGGTGCTATTGCCATCCACGGTATAGCTCCGGAGTTTTCTATAGGCATTTGTATTATTTTACTTGCTGTATTTTCGGTAATTATTGCACTTGGCGGTATGAAGGTTATTGGTTATACCGACGTGATACAGGTATTCTTCTTAATTTTAGGTGGCCTTGTTGCGTCGTACATTGCATTGAACCTGGTGAGCAATCCTAACGGCCATTCAAGTGTGGGCGGAATGTTTAGTGGTTTAAAGCAAATTACTGTACAGGCGAGCGACCACTTCCACATGATATTTGAAAAAGACAATCATAATTATGTTGACCTTCCGGGGCTGAGTGTTTTAATAGGCGGTATGTGGATTACCAACCTTAATTACTGGGGCTGTAACCAATACATTACCCAACGTGCATTAGGTGCCGATTTAAAAACTGCGCGTAGCGGTATTTTATTTGCAGCATTTTTAAAATTGCTGATGCCGGTTATTGTGGTTATACCAGGTATAGCAGCTTATGTATTGTACCAACGAGGCATGTTCCATACAGCAGATGCTGCCGGTATGCTTACACACAGCGGCATAACCGATGTTAACAAGGCATATCCGTCGTTATTGAACCTGTTGCCTATCGGCATGAAAGGTTTGGCATTTGCGGCTTTAACAGCGGCTATTGTTGCCTCGCTTGCGGGCAAGGTTAACAGTATTGCAACAATATTTACACTGGATATTTATAAAAAAGCCATTAACCCCGAAGCTTCCGAAAAGAAATTGGTTAACCTGGGTAAAATATCTGTAGCGGTGGCTATGGTATTAGGTGTAATATTGGCTTACGTTTTGGGTGAGGCTTTGATGGGCGAAGGTAAACAAGGCTTTAACTACATCCAGGAGTATACCGGCTTTTTCTCGCCGGGTATATTGGCCATGTTCTTATTAGGCTTCTTCTGGAAAAAGGCAACCTCAAACGCGGCGTTGTTTGCTACCGTTGGCGGTTTCTTGTTATCGGTGGTATTTAAATTTTTACCAAGGTTTGCCGATTTGAGCTTTTTGACACCTTACGGCTTTTACGCAAAAAATTATGCCAACAACGGTGCATACGAAATACCGTTTTTTGATAGAATGGGCTTTGTGTTCATCATCAGCGTTGTAGGTATGTACATCATCAGTATGATAGAAAACAGCAAGGGCTTACGTGTTAACGCTCTTGAAGTTGATACCAAAATGTTTAAAGTTACCCCTGGCTTTGCCATCGGTTCGGTATTAATTTGTGCTATTTTAACTGTTTTATATACAGTTTTCTGGTAG
- a CDS encoding xylulokinase — MLLLGIDIGTSSIKVSVVDATLQTCIASAQYPDTESAITSKQPGWAEQSPEMWWQHVQNAILLTQKNNTYNPQDISAIGIAYQMHGLVLVDKDQNSLRDSIIWCDSRAVEIGNEAFDKIGHEECLGHLLNSPGNFTASKLAWVKANEPEIYAKTDKIMLPGDFIAMKLTGEITTSASALSEGIFYDFACNRLSHEILNYFGFSESLFATIKPVFADHGHLKKEIADALHLKAGIPVAYKAGDQPNNALSLNVLNPGEVAATAGTSGVIYGVSDVLAYDKESRVNTFAHVNHTEEQKRLGVLLCINGTGSLNRWTKTIFGADTTYQQMNTEARSIKLGSDGLRILPFGNGAERMLNNKLVGVHFQNIDLNLHTRAHIFRAVQEGIAFSFRYGLDIMRGNGMNPSIIRAGKANLFLSDLFTEAFVNATGVPVELYQNDGSIGAALGAGIGSGIYTTPQEAFSNMKPLQLIEPSVKGYEPIYEEWKGLLDKQLANN, encoded by the coding sequence ATGTTACTTCTGGGTATTGATATTGGAACATCGTCTATTAAAGTATCTGTTGTTGATGCAACTTTGCAAACTTGTATCGCATCGGCACAATATCCGGATACGGAGTCGGCCATTACATCTAAACAACCCGGTTGGGCCGAGCAATCGCCCGAAATGTGGTGGCAGCATGTGCAAAACGCAATTTTGCTGACTCAAAAAAACAACACCTATAATCCGCAGGATATTAGTGCAATAGGTATAGCCTACCAAATGCACGGCCTCGTTTTGGTTGATAAGGATCAAAATAGCTTGCGCGATAGTATTATATGGTGCGATAGCCGCGCCGTAGAAATTGGAAACGAAGCCTTTGATAAAATAGGGCACGAGGAGTGTTTAGGCCATCTGCTTAATTCGCCCGGTAATTTTACGGCGTCAAAACTGGCCTGGGTTAAGGCCAATGAACCCGAAATTTATGCCAAAACGGATAAAATTATGCTACCCGGCGATTTTATTGCCATGAAGCTAACCGGCGAAATAACAACATCGGCCTCTGCATTATCTGAAGGCATATTTTATGATTTTGCCTGCAATCGGTTGTCTCACGAAATATTAAACTATTTTGGTTTCAGCGAAAGCTTATTTGCAACTATTAAGCCTGTTTTTGCCGACCATGGGCACCTTAAAAAAGAAATTGCCGATGCCTTGCATTTAAAGGCAGGCATACCCGTAGCCTACAAAGCCGGTGACCAGCCCAATAACGCACTGTCACTAAATGTTTTGAACCCCGGTGAGGTTGCTGCAACGGCCGGTACATCGGGCGTTATATATGGTGTGAGCGATGTTTTGGCTTATGATAAAGAATCGCGCGTGAACACCTTTGCGCACGTTAACCATACCGAAGAGCAAAAACGCCTGGGTGTGTTGCTTTGTATTAATGGTACAGGTAGTTTAAACCGGTGGACAAAAACCATATTTGGGGCCGATACCACCTATCAGCAAATGAATACCGAAGCGCGCAGCATAAAGCTGGGTAGCGATGGTTTGCGCATATTGCCCTTTGGTAACGGTGCCGAGCGTATGCTCAACAATAAACTGGTAGGCGTGCATTTTCAAAACATCGACCTTAACCTGCATACACGGGCTCATATTTTTAGGGCCGTGCAAGAGGGTATTGCATTTTCCTTCCGTTACGGGTTAGATATTATGCGCGGCAACGGCATGAACCCGAGCATTATTAGAGCGGGTAAAGCCAACCTGTTTTTAAGCGACCTGTTTACCGAAGCCTTTGTAAATGCAACAGGCGTGCCGGTAGAACTTTATCAAAACGATGGCAGTATTGGTGCTGCATTAGGAGCAGGCATAGGTAGCGGCATTTACACTACCCCGCAAGAAGCCTTTAGCAACATGAAGCCTTTGCAACTGATTGAACCATCGGTTAAAGGCTATGAGCCGATATATGAGGAGTGGAAAGGCTTGCTTGATAAACAATTAGCAAATAATTAA
- a CDS encoding rhomboid family intramembrane serine protease: MDQILFYIQYAPVASAIFAATILISLLAFYNDELYSKSILQPYSIARGSRVYTLITSGFIHKDWMHLFFNMYSFQLFALNLEVRIGHWQFALLYIVSLIVSDIPTVLKHKDDYWYNSLGASGAISAVVFSFILFKPMMSLGLIFIPFLELPAIVFGALYLIYCVYASRKGIGNINHDAHFYGALCGIIITIVLYPVVLTGFIDSIRAGMH, encoded by the coding sequence GTGGATCAAATTTTATTTTATATTCAGTATGCACCGGTAGCTTCAGCCATATTTGCGGCTACTATTTTAATTAGTTTACTTGCTTTTTATAACGACGAGTTATACAGTAAGTCTATTTTGCAGCCGTATAGCATAGCGCGCGGCTCCCGGGTATATACTTTAATAACCAGCGGTTTTATACACAAAGATTGGATGCACCTGTTTTTTAATATGTACTCGTTCCAATTATTTGCTCTTAACCTTGAAGTTAGAATAGGCCATTGGCAGTTTGCATTGCTGTACATAGTAAGTTTAATTGTAAGCGATATCCCAACAGTTTTAAAGCATAAAGACGATTATTGGTATAACAGCTTAGGTGCTTCGGGTGCTATAAGTGCAGTGGTTTTTAGCTTTATTTTATTTAAACCAATGATGAGTTTGGGGTTAATATTTATTCCGTTTTTAGAACTGCCGGCAATTGTATTTGGTGCTTTGTACCTAATTTATTGCGTGTACGCTTCGCGAAAAGGAATTGGTAATATTAATCACGATGCGCATTTTTATGGTGCACTATGCGGTATTATTATCACCATTGTGTTATATCCGGTGGTTTTGACAGGCTTTATTGATTCAATAAGAGCCGGGATGCATTAA
- the xylA gene encoding xylose isomerase — MANIVLGEKEFFKGIGQIKFEGPQTDNPLAFRWYDESRVVGGKTLKDHLRFAGAYWHSFVGSGADPFGGPTHLFPWDAKGDAVERAKDKMDAAFEFLTKMNLPFYCFHDVDVVDYGNDVVENERRLQALVEYAKQKQADSGVKLLWGTANLFSHRRYMNGASTNPDFQVLAHGGAQVKAAIDATIALGGENYVFWGGREGYMTLLNTNMKREQEHFAKFLHAAKDYARKQGFKGTFFIEPKPCEPSKHQYDYDSATVIGFLRQYDLLNDFKLNLEVNHATLAGHTFQHELQVATDAGLLGSIDANRGDYQNGWDTDQFPNNITEIVEAMLVILDGTGLQGGGVNFDAKIRRNSTDPADLFHAHVGGMDIFARALIIADNILQKSDYKKIRTERYASFDSGIGKDFEDGKVSLEDLRDYAANNGEPATISGKQEYLENLINNFI; from the coding sequence ATGGCAAACATCGTTTTAGGTGAAAAGGAGTTTTTTAAAGGTATAGGCCAAATTAAGTTTGAAGGGCCGCAAACAGATAACCCGCTGGCGTTTCGTTGGTACGACGAAAGCCGTGTGGTTGGTGGTAAAACACTGAAAGATCATTTACGCTTTGCGGGTGCTTACTGGCACTCGTTTGTGGGTAGCGGTGCCGATCCGTTTGGTGGGCCAACACACCTGTTTCCGTGGGATGCCAAGGGCGATGCGGTTGAACGCGCCAAAGATAAAATGGATGCAGCGTTTGAATTTTTAACCAAAATGAACCTTCCGTTTTACTGCTTCCATGATGTGGATGTGGTTGATTATGGCAACGACGTGGTTGAAAACGAACGCCGTTTACAAGCTTTGGTTGAGTATGCCAAACAAAAACAAGCCGATAGCGGTGTAAAATTGCTTTGGGGAACAGCTAACCTGTTTTCGCACCGCAGATATATGAATGGTGCATCAACCAATCCAGATTTTCAGGTATTGGCACACGGTGGCGCACAGGTAAAAGCTGCAATTGATGCAACTATTGCTTTAGGCGGCGAGAACTATGTGTTTTGGGGTGGCCGCGAAGGTTACATGACTTTGCTGAACACCAACATGAAACGCGAGCAGGAGCACTTTGCCAAATTTTTACATGCCGCTAAAGATTATGCCCGCAAACAAGGCTTTAAAGGTACTTTCTTTATCGAACCGAAACCTTGCGAGCCATCAAAACATCAGTATGATTATGATTCGGCTACGGTAATTGGTTTTTTACGCCAGTACGATTTATTGAACGATTTTAAACTGAACCTGGAAGTTAACCACGCTACCTTAGCTGGCCATACTTTTCAGCATGAATTACAGGTTGCTACCGATGCCGGTTTGTTAGGCTCGATTGATGCTAACCGCGGAGATTACCAAAATGGCTGGGATACCGATCAGTTCCCGAACAACATTACCGAGATTGTAGAAGCTATGCTGGTTATTTTAGATGGCACAGGTTTGCAAGGCGGCGGTGTTAACTTTGATGCCAAGATACGCCGTAACTCAACCGATCCGGCCGATTTGTTCCACGCGCATGTTGGCGGTATGGATATTTTTGCAAGGGCGCTTATCATTGCTGATAACATTCTGCAAAAATCTGATTACAAGAAAATCCGTACCGAACGTTATGCATCATTTGATAGCGGTATAGGTAAAGATTTTGAGGATGGAAAGGTGAGTTTAGAAGATTTACGCGACTATGCAGCCAACAATGGCGAACCGGCTACAATTAGTGGTAAACAAGAATATCTTGAAAACTTGATTAACAATTTTATTTAA